A genomic stretch from Setaria viridis chromosome 1, Setaria_viridis_v4.0, whole genome shotgun sequence includes:
- the LOC117850300 gene encoding uncharacterized protein, translating into MAKQGAKKMKDENKKRLDLLLRIILISNVIYIVVRMAIMHSSFTWKHWIGLMLTSAAYFFPYKQLASMAKPVYSDNGELLDGGFDLSTGGVCEYLYDVIYITVFVQLMSIISEKFWWTYLVIPAFAGYKIFGLLRGTFFSGGSEGEVEDEKTRKKREKMEKKASRGKMIKTRAR; encoded by the exons ATGGCGAAGCAGGGGgcgaagaagatgaaggacgaGAACAAGAAGCGCTTGGACTTGCTCCTgcgcatcatcctcatatccaAC GTTATTTACATAGTGGTGAGGATGGCGATAATGCATTCATCCTTCACCTGGAAGCATTGGATTGGTCTTATGTTAACATCTGCTGCATACTTTTTTCCATACAAGCAACTTGCCAGTATGGCAAAGCCAGTTTACTCTGATAATGGAGAATTACTGGATGGTGGCTTCGACTTGAGCACTGGTGGGGTTTGCGA GTATCTGTATGATGTGATCTATATCACTGTCTTTGTGCAACTGATGTCCATCATTTCTGAGAAATTTTGGTGGACGTATTTAGTG ATTCCAGCTTTTGCTGGATACAAGATTTTCGGTCTTTTGAGAGGAACATTTTTCAGTGGTGGTTCAGAG GGTGAAGTTGAAGATGAGAAGACCCgaaagaaaagggagaaaatGGAGAAGAAGGCATCTAGGGGGAAGATGATTAAAACTAGGGCACGTTGA
- the LOC117865654 gene encoding uncharacterized protein, translating to MAQVWAVSLAVASLAIGMLGVLGVWLCYLFDAVARGRPPRTPPPTPQAASEEEEEEYGGKNGLSEAELMCLGGVAVLESTDGGEGKEEEDEGEALCPICLDAMEPGRAVRVLPGCNRVFHQDCVDRWLAISPRCPVCNVWAAPPRSPASSPPAPKTGWDP from the coding sequence ATGGCGCAGGTGTGGGCGGTGTCCCTGGCCGTGGCGTCGCTCGCCATCGGCATGCTCGGGGTGCTCGGCGTCTGGCTCTGCTACCTCTTCGACGCCGTCGCGCGGGGCCGCCCGCCCCGGACCCCGCCTCCCACGCCTCAGGCGGCgtccgaggaggaagaggaggagtacGGCGGCAAGAACGGGCTCTCGGAGGCGGAGCTCATGTGTCTCGGCGGGGTCGCCGTGCTGGAGTCCACGGACGgcggggaggggaaggaggaggaggacgagggggAGGCGCTCTGCCCGATCTGCCTCGACGCCATGGAGCCCGgccgcgccgtgcgcgtgctACCCGGCTGCAACCGCGTCTTCCACCAGGACTGCGTGGACCGGTGGCTCGCCATCTCGCCGCGCTGCCCCGTCTGCAACGTCTGGgctgcgccgccgcggtcgcccgcgtcctcgccgccggcgcccaagACCGGCTGGGATCCTTGA